The genomic window TCTACCAAATTAAGTACAGTAAACCAACAATAAACAAACTTCATATAAGATTATAAAGATTAGACAAAAATatgaagattaaaaattactaaacaaactatttattttatatatgaattAGTATTTTACATTGTACGTACAAAAATAGGTTTGTAATGCTTTCACACTAATACTACTAAACCAATTGGAATTTTTTTGACTTAGGAATTAGATAGGACCTTGaaataatacagaaataaGGAGAAAAAGAAAGCCatcattactattttaaattaccaaGACTAAAggaatcattataatataaagtttttctCAGAAAtcaaacatattattacaaataaaaatacacatttttgttGCATGAatggaatatattatatacatcagatataactataaaaaaatattaatggatATGAACTACttacatttaaacaatataatgaAAGTTGTTATAGGAAGAAAACAATCCAACATCTATcacgaaatataaatataaaatttcgtcgtatttcaataattttcaattcaccattaatattttatgatagATGATAGACCGTGCACCAATCACCATTCACCATTGTAGAATTTTCAGTCATCGTCAATCGTTACGTCAATGCCAATTGCCAATACCAATAGGCCATTAATGAAGTTTGACATTACTACCTCATTCATTTCGCCGCTGAAGTTAAAACTGTTATCTGAACAGATGACAAATGgcaattaaatcaatttactATTTAGTGTTATGTCAGTGTGAtcaaggaaaaataatttgataaataacaaaaaattgtgCAATCATTTGAACCTCTGAATTCTACGCCAGAGAACTTGTTTCGATATTACGAAATGGAGAAGTTACTTCGGGTTCGAGGATCCATTTCGTTAATAAGAAGATGTCTGTGTACACCAGCACAAGATAGCAAAACCCAGGCTCAGGCAACTGTTGAGTCACTATCTTCAAGATATAAGCCTACAGAGTTTCAAAAATTTCTTCTTGTCTGGACCAAAAAATATAAGAGCAAGGCGGACATCCCTAAATACGTAACGTATGTCTCATGCAATTTACcactttgtaatttaatatgagacaatagtaaaataattgtattttcctaatttgttttaatattggtGTTGATTATTACAGCTCTGATGTTATTGATAGATCCAGGAGTCAAGCTAGAATAAAGTTGTCTAATATCTTAATGGCACTTACTGCTCTTGGTAGTGTTTTTGCTATTTGGTCTGGCAAAAATGCAGCAAAAAGAGGAGAATCTGTTCATCAAATGAATTTAGATTGGCATAAAAAGTACCAGGAGGAGTTTAAAAAGAACCAAGAACAAGCACAAGCAAAGTGATAACAGTATAAATATTGCATAGATAGTAGAACACCGTAATCAAACGCTTATTATCTTTGAAATCtagctatatataatataaaagatatatttttctgacattataatttatttataccacatgcaatatttttaaagatattactTTGAGTGGATAAggatagtatataataaagatgTTTAGGAAcatgtatattgttttttgttgtgttaCTGATAACTTAATCATATAGAAAATCTACatgcaaaattataaaacagtataagcattttttgtttaaagtgAAAAACCAAAATAGGTTAACagtatattaatacatatatttctaCCAGATTCTATAAATAATCTAGATATTTACATTCAAccaattcatatatttatttcagtcTTGATTAGTAACTAGGCTTAAAATAGTTCCTACATTTTTCTGTAAATAACTTAGTTGTCTTTTCCTTAATTATTTCCTCAACACTCAGCTCAGTTTGTAGAAGTCGTAACTGAAACAAATGCaacaattaaagaaacatGACAGTATACAAGGAAATAATAAGCTAATAATAGAATGaagaaatgtttttaaggAAAAACAGTACTCAAATGAAGGCAAAGATACAGTGATGTTTTAGTATACAGTGTTAAGGctaaataatttgcaattcAAGAAATGCAGGTGATCATGTttattatgtttcataaaaGGTTAAGCTTCTACAactaattttgttttcaatacTCTTAACTATAGCTTTATGTTTCTTAAAACAGTTTACATCATCATACCTTTCTTTGTTCtgcttttatatttcttagcAAATCAATATCATCTGGCTTTTGTTCctttgcaatttttaaattttttactgtaTCTGCAGATGAAATGATGCAATTTTTTATCACTTTTTCCCTCTCACTATGACCTTTTTGAATTTGCTCATAAAGGTCTTGACAAGCCGAAGTCGCATCTATTTTAGTTTGAAAAGACTCCGTCGGTAATGATGTATTTAACgcatatacaattttatcgtCAAGTATACgcatctttttaataatatcctgcaataataaaatgatttggagaactaaaactaaaagcaAAGAGTTGTTTGTCTACACAGTTACCTGAATACAAACCTGAAATTCTAGAAAATCTGGGCAAATCATGATAACAATCTATACACAAATAATGTTGCCTAAAGTTcgaaattttgtgtaaatattgtaattttcaCTTTGTTCTCAGCAATTTTGGACTACCAggttatgtttaataatgtaagGTTAGACTTAGTCGTTACTCGTTAGGCTGCTTGGTATAGGTATACTCTAAAaccagtaattattttatatctgtgTTGGATAATTCTTTAGTGCCTTCTCTGTGTATTGAGAATTCTACAActagaatttataaaatttaggataaatgtttcagttaaaaatatttatctaattctatatatatgtcgcagtaAAGTAGTTAAATCAGATAGTTAATTGAATCTCtagacatttaattaaatatagatattcAATCAACTCGCTAAAGTTGACAGACAAGTGACTGAACGAAACGTTTAACGAGTTTCCTAAACGTTCCTAGACCACAAGACGCATTTCAACTTAGgtaatttttcatttgtatCGTTGATTCTAATTTTGTTGttgaagatattttatagttcCTTTTTGTATGCCTTGTTTCGCCCATACAATTTTAGTGGAATAGGTTCTAGCTAGTATCTAGTTGATACTTAGGTTGAGCAATAATACTTATCATGCCATTAATAAAGGTAAAACGAACTAAACAAATGTATCAAATATCTGTAGCAGAGCAGGTtctattttttgaagttatacttctttaggcgcgttatgaaaaattgatgagagtgaaattttacgatgcgcgcaccgttacacaaaattaacagaattaagttagttctaggtgacatgaaaatcgataataactatgttctagttgtatattctagtatttttacatttagaacaagtgtttcgtaacagtacaattaaacagtttgaatatattatatacattattttggtgtttttattaaatcaatttcatatacaacggtgatagtatttactaataataattttattcattaattttaatatttattgttaatcactactgcattttagttattttttttccatacgccaaagaagtataacttctaacgcgtgtacataactataggtcggttatcgaaagctggcgcgttcacagtactcacactaatgcaatttcactatacagtatgtttaaaaatattactttttactttaagaggagtattgaaagaatagttagtgaagtaaaagtgaagtgtgttgagctagatgaagcttatgtcgaaaaattatttacacaaactactcctatacgttcttggtcgggcttagaacttttggatccaccctcgtatgcacataatatttatatgtatttgacacatttttatttatttacaacccacccaaccttactaaaaccagagtagactaaaatatatagcttggcaaaaaagtcatatttttaaagatactgtatagtgaaattgcattagtgtgagtactgtgaacgcgccagcattcgataaccgacctatattATTTCGATATGCGCTACGCTGTATTTCAAAGATAGGCTTTGAATATCGAATGACAATTTTTATCTGTCAATAATCCGAACGTAGAATTTCTATTGTCACTGTCGTCTGTCACTCCAAACTCAAAGTCAAAACAACAGACTTACAGTTTCCAGTAGGCAGTATCGTTTCTCTCTTTCTTTCGTCACAGAAGTCAAAATGAAGTACGTttggtttacaatattatattcatttttattattttaatcgtgaagataatattaacttagttttgaatttaaattagtgATTTGTGCTAGATATATCATGAGTGATTTATTTTCAGGATCGGCCTTTGCGCTTACAGTGGTTACAAGATTTACCCTGGCCATGGAAAAACCATGGTTAAGGTGGATGGCAAGGTAggattatcattaaaataataacccACTTTTGTTATTAGGTTTATCTTTAACTTACCAGTATTATGACGGTTTTGATGTAAAGTTTTATGTTAGCATATTTCAAAGATATTGAAGTTAGTTTGTGGCTTACTCGTTccctcttatttttttaaagagttCTCTCTGGTTTCTGCAATATATTACTTgcattttaaatgatttaaaaaataaatatttcaaccttatttttttagtcTTTCACATTCCTGAACTCAAAATGTGAAGCTGCACATCTTATGAGGAGGAATCCTCGTAAAGTGACATGGACTGTGCTGTACAGGTAATGTtcatatacaattatatcagCTTAAGCGGTTGTAATCTAGATTATACTGCAATAATAGAATATATCACTATGTTGGAAATCATCAGAAGAATGGATTAAGAccttattaaatcaatatgtATGCTTTCTCTCTGTGTGTGTATGAAACAAAGTTCAAAAGGTCAACAATCTTTTAGCACCATTCTTTTTTGGTTTATTAGACCAACGTGTCCATGAATCTCTGTATATCATATGAGACGTTCcttcttttaaaaactttcATCCTACCTTGCTAATGAAACAGCTGGAGATTGCTTGAAATCTTTGCTAACAAAAGGTATCA from Pieris napi chromosome 3, ilPieNapi1.2, whole genome shotgun sequence includes these protein-coding regions:
- the LOC125063567 gene encoding UPF0389 protein CG9231; its protein translation is MEKLLRVRGSISLIRRCLCTPAQDSKTQAQATVESLSSRYKPTEFQKFLLVWTKKYKSKADIPKYVTSDVIDRSRSQARIKLSNILMALTALGSVFAIWSGKNAAKRGESVHQMNLDWHKKYQEEFKKNQEQAQAK
- the LOC125063568 gene encoding protein MIX23; amino-acid sequence: MICPDFLEFQDIIKKMRILDDKIVYALNTSLPTESFQTKIDATSACQDLYEQIQKGHSEREKVIKNCIISSADTVKNLKIAKEQKPDDIDLLRNIKAEQRKLRLLQTELSVEEIIKEKTTKLFTEKCRNYFKPSY